Proteins encoded by one window of Emticicia oligotrophica DSM 17448:
- a CDS encoding autorepressor SdpR family transcription factor produces MNNLFRALNDATRREILELLKDGDMTAGEIADKFDMSKPSISHHLDLLRQADLVASVKKGQFIFYSLNMTVIDDIMVWFMQFKPSAQAEKPRIRLHVGKEAQ; encoded by the coding sequence ATGAATAATTTGTTTAGAGCATTGAATGATGCAACTCGCCGTGAAATTTTAGAATTGTTGAAGGATGGTGATATGACAGCTGGAGAGATTGCCGATAAATTTGATATGAGTAAACCAAGTATCTCTCACCATTTAGATTTACTTCGTCAGGCTGATTTAGTTGCTTCGGTGAAGAAAGGTCAGTTTATTTTTTATTCATTGAATATGACAGTTATTGACGATATCATGGTTTGGTTCATGCAATTTAAGCCTTCAGCTCAAGCTGAAAAGCCAAGAATTCGTCTGCACGTTGGTAAAGAAGCCCAATAA
- a CDS encoding SCO family protein, with translation MKNLFLSTIFIFSIITLFSCDNSSRKLPILGEREFINGDSVYHTIPDFSFVNQDSAVITNKNYEGKIYVTDFFFTTCPTICPVMKKQMLRVYEKYKTNPKVGILSHSIDPRHDSVQVLREFAKRLGISGNMWNFVTGEKSKIYEIGEKSYYVTAGEDSTAAGGIIHSGAFILVDTKRRVRGVYDGTKETDVTKLLKDMDVLLNEEK, from the coding sequence ATGAAAAACTTATTTTTAAGCACAATTTTTATCTTTAGTATTATCACGCTTTTTTCTTGTGATAATTCTTCTCGTAAACTTCCAATTTTAGGCGAACGTGAATTCATCAATGGTGATTCTGTTTATCATACCATTCCAGATTTTTCATTCGTAAATCAAGATAGTGCCGTCATCACAAACAAGAACTACGAAGGCAAAATTTACGTCACCGATTTTTTCTTTACTACTTGCCCTACCATTTGTCCAGTTATGAAAAAACAAATGCTTAGGGTTTATGAAAAATATAAAACTAACCCCAAAGTGGGCATTCTTTCACACAGCATTGACCCACGTCATGATTCAGTGCAGGTATTACGTGAATTTGCAAAAAGATTAGGCATTAGTGGAAATATGTGGAATTTCGTCACTGGAGAAAAATCAAAAATTTACGAAATCGGGGAAAAATCTTATTATGTCACTGCAGGGGAAGATTCTACTGCTGCGGGTGGAATCATTCATAGTGGAGCATTTATTTTGGTTGACACTAAACGTCGTGTACGTGGCGTTTACGATGGTACTAAAGAAACTGATGTGACAAAACTGTTAAAAGACATGGATGTTTTACTAAATGAAGAAAAATAA
- a CDS encoding DNA/RNA non-specific endonuclease has product MSHKIKFSSYLLVLSIFVSSCISTITPKGTSYINGFPEGLENASKSSYTAGNVELSGGVWYFEDALIGTTANDTKNESKAIRIRETGFVRMNYDIYGVKDINISYGAYNGDGDSEWELYLSKNSGSSWNKLGSTQKTTGNKLSTTAFNINESGKIRIEIRKISGGANRLNIDDLVITSNGEKQTNSTTPTRDDNLAMGNPSNADSKDDNNYLMIKKGYTLSYNRSKGTANWVSWHLSTAWKGNTERTNNFRADNELPSSWYRVQTGDYTNSGFDRGHLCPSDDRDGSYEDNDETFLMTNIAPQAPSSNRGLWADLEDYCRKIASAGNELYIVAGVYGKGGTGSNGGKTSTLENGKVVVPESFWKVILILPVGSNDLTRVDTQTRVIAVNIPNKESVGGTKWGEYRLSIDDLESITGFDFLSNVPSAIQKSLESRKDIGPTLRVETLRY; this is encoded by the coding sequence ATGTCTCATAAAATTAAATTTTCTTCTTATTTATTAGTTCTATCAATTTTTGTTAGCTCCTGTATCTCAACCATTACTCCAAAAGGAACAAGCTATATCAATGGTTTCCCCGAAGGATTAGAAAATGCTTCAAAAAGTAGCTATACAGCAGGAAATGTTGAATTATCAGGAGGCGTATGGTATTTTGAAGATGCTTTGATTGGTACTACTGCTAATGACACAAAAAACGAATCGAAAGCCATTAGAATCAGAGAAACTGGATTTGTACGAATGAACTATGATATTTATGGTGTAAAAGATATTAATATTTCATACGGTGCTTATAATGGAGATGGTGATTCTGAATGGGAATTATACTTATCAAAAAATAGTGGCAGTTCTTGGAATAAATTGGGAAGTACCCAAAAAACTACTGGGAATAAACTTTCTACAACCGCTTTTAACATCAATGAATCAGGTAAAATTAGAATTGAAATTCGTAAAATTTCTGGTGGTGCCAATCGCTTGAATATTGATGATTTAGTTATTACCTCTAATGGAGAAAAACAAACAAATTCTACCACACCTACTCGCGATGATAATTTAGCGATGGGAAATCCGAGCAATGCTGATTCTAAAGATGACAATAACTATTTGATGATAAAAAAAGGCTATACTCTATCATATAATCGAAGTAAAGGCACCGCCAATTGGGTAAGTTGGCACTTAAGCACCGCTTGGAAAGGAAACACCGAACGAACAAATAATTTTAGAGCCGATAATGAGCTTCCAAGTAGTTGGTACCGAGTACAAACCGGAGATTATACAAATTCAGGTTTCGACAGAGGCCATCTTTGTCCATCTGATGACCGCGATGGCAGCTATGAAGATAATGACGAAACTTTTTTAATGACCAACATTGCTCCACAAGCTCCAAGCAGTAATAGAGGCTTATGGGCTGATTTAGAAGACTATTGCCGAAAAATTGCTTCAGCAGGAAATGAACTTTACATCGTTGCTGGTGTGTATGGCAAAGGTGGAACTGGTAGCAATGGAGGCAAAACCAGCACACTTGAAAATGGCAAAGTCGTCGTACCCGAATCTTTTTGGAAAGTAATTTTAATATTACCAGTGGGCAGTAATGACCTCACCAGAGTAGATACCCAAACACGTGTAATTGCAGTAAATATTCCAAATAAAGAAAGTGTTGGTGGCACAAAATGGGGAGAATATAGATTGAGTATTGACGATTTAGAATCTATTACGGGTTTCGATTTTCTCTCTAATGTGCCTAGTGCTATTCAAAAATCTTTAGAATCAAGAAAAGATATAGGCCCTACACTTAGAGTAGAAACACTTAGGTATTAA
- a CDS encoding tRNA threonylcarbamoyladenosine dehydratase: MPAWLSRSELLVGKEGIDQLQNAHVLVVGLGGVGSFAAEFICRSGVGEMTIVDGDVVDPTNRNRQLPALATNHGESKAEIMAERLLAINPELKLHVVKEFLTPDKCKEILETKYSYVMDCIDSVTPKLTLLSTAYASGQRIVSSMGAGGKLDPTKLRVTDLFDTYECLFAHYVRKRGKKMGIEKGIKAVFSIEPVMKESLILTDGSNFKRSAYGTISYLPAAFGGVCASVVIRDLLGYPVEMTKRPSNIRRKTALRSKTKE, from the coding sequence ATGCCCGCTTGGCTATCACGTTCAGAATTATTAGTTGGTAAAGAAGGAATCGACCAACTTCAAAATGCCCATGTATTAGTTGTAGGATTAGGAGGAGTGGGTTCATTTGCCGCAGAATTTATTTGTCGCTCAGGTGTGGGTGAGATGACTATCGTTGATGGTGATGTTGTTGACCCAACTAACCGCAATCGTCAGTTACCTGCTTTGGCAACCAATCATGGCGAATCAAAAGCAGAAATTATGGCCGAACGCTTGTTGGCTATCAATCCTGAATTAAAATTACATGTTGTAAAAGAATTTCTAACGCCTGATAAATGTAAAGAAATCCTTGAAACAAAATATTCTTATGTCATGGATTGTATTGATAGTGTTACACCGAAACTTACCCTACTTTCTACCGCTTATGCAAGTGGACAAAGAATTGTAAGTTCGATGGGTGCCGGAGGGAAATTAGACCCTACAAAGTTAAGAGTCACCGATTTGTTTGACACTTATGAATGTTTATTTGCTCATTATGTTAGAAAACGCGGCAAAAAAATGGGTATCGAAAAAGGAATCAAAGCTGTTTTTTCGATTGAACCCGTGATGAAAGAATCGCTAATTTTAACAGATGGCTCTAATTTCAAACGCTCTGCCTATGGAACGATTTCTTATTTACCAGCGGCTTTTGGTGGTGTTTGTGCCTCGGTTGTAATAAGAGATTTATTAGGATACCCAGTGGAAATGACCAAACGTCCTTCAAATATTCGTAGAAAAACAGCTTTAAGGAGTAAAACAAAGGAATAA
- a CDS encoding type III pantothenate kinase translates to MNAVVDIGNTTAKAGFFKDNNLIEIKRGLTLEEIEALILLNNVKNVLISSVTKSQQELELIFDKVSVNKLYLTTETPIPIAKHYDTPQTLGSDRLAAAVGANFLFPKQDVLIIDMGTAIKYDYVSALGAFEGGIISPGMRIRFKALHTFTKRLPFVEAREIPELVGKNTKACIESGVINGIIAEVNGMIEKYSEKGIRKVILCGGDASFFESQIKKPTFALDFGIDIKNKNSEPQFSIEHISNLTLIGLNRILQYNVEKN, encoded by the coding sequence ATGAATGCAGTCGTTGACATCGGTAATACAACCGCTAAGGCAGGATTTTTTAAAGATAATAATCTAATCGAAATAAAAAGAGGGTTGACTTTAGAGGAGATTGAAGCACTTATTTTATTAAATAATGTTAAAAATGTACTCATTTCATCTGTTACTAAATCTCAGCAAGAATTAGAACTTATCTTTGATAAAGTTTCAGTGAATAAACTTTATTTGACTACTGAAACGCCAATACCGATTGCTAAACATTATGATACACCTCAAACATTGGGTTCAGATAGATTAGCAGCAGCCGTTGGAGCTAATTTTCTTTTTCCAAAACAAGATGTGCTAATAATTGATATGGGTACGGCCATCAAATATGATTATGTATCGGCATTAGGAGCATTTGAAGGTGGCATAATTTCTCCGGGGATGCGAATACGATTTAAGGCACTTCATACGTTTACAAAAAGACTACCCTTCGTTGAAGCAAGAGAAATTCCTGAATTAGTTGGTAAAAACACCAAAGCTTGTATCGAAAGTGGTGTCATCAATGGAATCATTGCTGAGGTGAACGGAATGATTGAAAAGTACTCAGAAAAAGGGATTAGAAAAGTGATATTATGTGGTGGTGATGCAAGTTTCTTTGAAAGTCAAATAAAAAAGCCGACCTTTGCACTTGATTTTGGAATTGACATAAAAAACAAAAACTCAGAACCCCAATTTTCGATTGAGCATATCTCAAATTTGACCTTAATAGGTTTGAACAGAATTTTACAATACAATGTTGAAAAAAATTAA
- a CDS encoding TatD family hydrolase — protein MLINIHTHQTDKQANEQIIYNLIIPASEEELEVFPSDETPNTWLSTGIHPWYINESNHKSQIEKLRQLANYKDIKLIGECGLDRLKGCPLPLQEEIFIKQIRVAEDVKKPLIIHCVKCFNELVSIKKIVRPKVPMIIHGFNNNFHIAQAVLERGFYLSLGSAILNDNSNAAHLLPNIPIEKLFLETDDKDVSIQEIYEKASFILKMPLDKLEDAIFANYSEICQ, from the coding sequence ATGCTCATAAATATACATACGCATCAAACTGATAAACAAGCCAACGAGCAAATTATTTATAACCTTATCATTCCTGCCTCTGAAGAAGAGTTAGAGGTTTTTCCGAGTGACGAAACCCCTAATACTTGGTTATCCACTGGAATTCACCCTTGGTATATCAATGAAAGCAATCATAAATCGCAAATTGAAAAACTTCGACAATTAGCTAACTATAAAGACATTAAGCTAATTGGAGAGTGTGGATTGGATAGATTAAAAGGTTGTCCATTACCCTTACAGGAAGAAATATTTATCAAACAGATTAGAGTTGCAGAAGATGTAAAAAAGCCACTTATTATTCATTGTGTAAAATGTTTCAATGAGCTTGTTTCAATTAAAAAAATTGTTAGGCCCAAAGTACCTATGATTATTCATGGTTTCAACAATAATTTCCATATCGCTCAAGCAGTTCTTGAAAGAGGATTTTACCTTTCTTTGGGTTCAGCTATTCTAAATGATAATTCGAATGCTGCTCACTTATTGCCCAATATTCCTATTGAAAAATTATTTTTAGAAACTGATGATAAAGATGTTTCTATTCAAGAAATCTATGAAAAGGCATCTTTTATTCTAAAAATGCCATTAGATAAGCTCGAAGATGCTATTTTTGCAAATTATTCGGAAATATGCCAATAA
- the lptC gene encoding LPS export ABC transporter periplasmic protein LptC has translation MMNGRLKNIQHFIVSLILLLFTFMAISCEEKKKKSIRVQYNGPLMSTDNLVVAFSDSGYTKVKLTTARQLKFQNEDEVYPKAVYVTFYDRTGVEYSSLRGDSGRFERQSGIYKVMGNVFFFNRVQQQSLSTDLLIWSPVQKKVYTDKKFTIKTPKEELHGIGMEADQDFTHYTMRKTKGTFSVDSLAAQTDTAVDTTSY, from the coding sequence ATGATGAATGGTCGTTTGAAAAACATACAACATTTTATTGTAAGCCTAATACTTTTATTATTTACCTTCATGGCTATTTCTTGTGAAGAAAAAAAGAAAAAAAGTATCAGAGTACAATACAATGGTCCGTTGATGTCAACTGACAATTTAGTAGTTGCATTCAGCGATTCTGGGTATACTAAAGTAAAATTAACCACTGCACGCCAACTCAAATTCCAAAATGAAGATGAAGTTTATCCAAAAGCAGTTTATGTAACATTTTACGACCGTACAGGAGTAGAATATTCTTCACTCAGAGGAGATTCTGGCCGATTTGAAAGACAATCGGGCATTTACAAAGTAATGGGTAATGTATTTTTCTTTAATAGAGTTCAACAACAGAGCCTTTCAACTGATTTGCTGATATGGTCGCCGGTGCAAAAGAAAGTATATACGGATAAGAAATTTACAATTAAAACTCCTAAAGAAGAACTTCATGGCATTGGGATGGAAGCTGACCAAGATTTCACGCATTATACCATGCGAAAAACCAAAGGAACATTCTCAGTAGATTCATTAGCAGCCCAAACTGATACTGCCGTAGATACAACTAGTTATTAG
- a CDS encoding c-type cytochrome yields MKYAIRDRSFDKYEDFFKSVLLLLRSLRTYFSKIFVAIIASITFSACQSEEKIKFEQYYIGGKELYEQNCANCHQKDGTGFKELYPPIVGSEYLKDKSQVISIIKNGLSGEIVVKGKKYNQPMPANHSLTNLDIAEITTYIYAEWQGEKKITDVKEVENTLK; encoded by the coding sequence ATGAAATACGCCATTAGAGATAGAAGTTTCGATAAATATGAAGATTTTTTCAAATCAGTGCTATTGCTCTTGAGAAGTCTACGTACATACTTTTCAAAAATATTCGTTGCTATCATAGCAAGTATAACTTTTTCGGCATGTCAATCGGAAGAAAAAATTAAGTTTGAACAATATTACATTGGCGGGAAAGAATTATACGAACAAAACTGTGCAAACTGCCACCAAAAAGATGGTACAGGTTTCAAAGAGCTATACCCTCCTATCGTTGGTAGTGAATATTTAAAAGATAAATCTCAAGTGATTAGTATTATTAAAAATGGACTTTCAGGCGAAATTGTTGTGAAGGGTAAAAAGTATAATCAACCAATGCCAGCGAATCATTCATTGACTAATCTTGATATTGCCGAAATCACGACATATATTTATGCTGAATGGCAAGGAGAGAAAAAAATAACTGACGTAAAAGAAGTTGAAAATACGCTAAAATAA
- the recN gene encoding DNA repair protein RecN, producing the protein MLSHLLIKNYALIEHLEFNPDAHFNIITGETGAGKSIMLGAIGLLLGNRADTKTLYNDSEKCIIEGTFDMEGFYIKNIFEEEELDFESSCIVRREIAPSGKSRAFINDTPVTLETLRKISSQLMDIHSQHDSILLGSNEYQLQIVDTYAQCHDKLVEYQEKYRTYKKLQDAYQQLQVEADQNKKEFDFNNFQLEELLKAKLDPNEQEQLEQELNILEHAEEVKLRLKTAFEYLNNSEQSILSNLQATVSTLNPISSYSPDYQQYKDRIQSCLVELKDVSRDIESEEEGIELDSEKISGIQDRLNLLYKLQQKHAVKSNGELLEIQAILEEKVSKVLNLSENLAAAKERVEKAYEVAIKAAENLSKARQKVLVEIEKRVVGLLIELGMPNSTLKIQHQTIKLNNEGIDQINFLFSANKGITPRQLKDVASGGEFSRLMLAIKYVLGDKRSLPTIIFDEIDTGISGEVAIKVGKMMREMAQSIQVIAITHLHQIAGRGSSHFYVYKDNSSSKTVSRMKQLSQDERIIEIAKMIGGEHPSESAIHSAIEMLGINP; encoded by the coding sequence ATGCTTTCACATTTATTGATTAAAAACTATGCTCTTATTGAACATCTTGAATTCAATCCAGATGCTCACTTTAATATAATTACAGGCGAAACTGGTGCCGGTAAATCAATTATGCTTGGTGCTATTGGTTTATTATTGGGCAATAGAGCCGATACAAAAACACTATATAACGACTCAGAAAAATGTATCATTGAAGGCACTTTTGATATGGAAGGCTTCTATATAAAAAACATTTTCGAGGAAGAAGAACTTGATTTTGAAAGTTCTTGCATCGTTCGTCGTGAAATCGCTCCAAGTGGTAAATCAAGGGCTTTTATCAACGACACCCCAGTAACGCTCGAAACACTTCGAAAGATTTCATCTCAATTGATGGATATCCATTCTCAGCATGATTCAATCTTGCTAGGTTCGAATGAATATCAATTACAAATTGTAGATACATATGCCCAATGCCATGATAAATTGGTTGAGTATCAAGAAAAGTACCGAACCTACAAAAAACTGCAAGATGCTTACCAACAATTGCAGGTAGAAGCTGACCAAAATAAAAAAGAATTTGATTTCAATAATTTTCAATTAGAAGAGTTACTAAAAGCTAAACTCGACCCCAACGAGCAAGAGCAATTAGAGCAAGAACTCAATATTTTAGAGCATGCAGAAGAAGTAAAACTTCGCTTGAAAACTGCTTTCGAATATTTGAATAATTCTGAACAATCAATACTATCTAACCTTCAAGCTACGGTAAGCACACTTAACCCAATTTCAAGCTATTCTCCTGACTATCAGCAATATAAAGATAGAATCCAGAGTTGTTTGGTTGAATTAAAGGATGTTTCAAGAGATATTGAATCAGAGGAAGAAGGGATTGAATTAGATAGTGAGAAAATTTCAGGAATTCAAGATAGACTAAATCTCCTCTACAAACTTCAACAAAAACATGCAGTAAAATCTAATGGTGAATTATTAGAGATTCAAGCGATTTTAGAAGAAAAAGTAAGCAAAGTACTGAATCTCAGTGAAAATCTTGCCGCTGCCAAAGAACGTGTAGAAAAAGCCTACGAAGTAGCCATTAAAGCTGCTGAAAATCTTTCAAAAGCTCGTCAAAAAGTGCTCGTTGAAATTGAAAAACGTGTAGTTGGTTTATTGATTGAATTAGGTATGCCTAATTCAACTCTCAAAATTCAGCATCAAACCATCAAACTAAATAATGAGGGAATTGACCAAATAAACTTTTTATTTAGTGCCAACAAAGGAATTACTCCTCGCCAATTAAAAGATGTAGCTTCGGGTGGCGAGTTTTCACGTTTAATGTTAGCAATCAAATACGTTTTGGGTGATAAGCGTTCACTCCCAACCATTATCTTTGATGAAATTGACACAGGTATTTCTGGCGAAGTGGCTATAAAAGTTGGAAAAATGATGCGAGAAATGGCACAAAGTATTCAAGTAATTGCTATTACGCACTTACACCAAATTGCTGGTAGAGGTTCATCTCATTTCTATGTTTATAAAGATAATTCTTCAAGCAAAACGGTTAGCCGCATGAAACAATTGAGTCAAGATGAACGTATTATTGAAATTGCCAAAATGATTGGCGGCGAACACCCATCAGAAAGTGCCATTCACAGTGCGATAGAAATGTTAGGAATTAATCCGTAA
- a CDS encoding CotH kinase family protein: MKKLLLLCFTLAIFNSKAQFLTTSTLPIIVINTNGFQITDEPKIKTDFKIYFNGFGKTNSVNDKPHYDGFAGIEYRGSSSQTFPKKGLGIELWNDKSESIEFPFLGMPKESDWILFASYNEKSFMHNVLTMRVARAMGLYASRTEYVEVVINNVYMGVYVFMEKIKRSEGRVDIAKLKETDISGDDITGGYIFKADKTTGSTLGSWRSKFPNYNAPNNFTTFLYEYPKTITAEQRAYLRNYVDKAETALQADNYRDKTDGYRKYIDTRSFIQLFLLNEVSKNVDGYRISTFFYKDKDSKGGKIKAGPPWDYDITYGNANYCEGDSPYGFSYRFNYVCPTDFWQVPFWWERMLGDSAFVKELGQEYGFHRKYGALRDSYLKQQIDSLASALQEPIKRNFQKWPILGTYVWPQPSPYAGSWEQEVIELQNFLTQRLQWLDNNIKTDFAITDSEPALTEMNIRAFPNPFLERININIQSQYAEKASIKLIDMLGNIIFEGNEFLKIGDNEFHIELPENDIVSGEKILIIESNNKRISKKLVHQ, from the coding sequence ATGAAAAAACTATTATTATTATGCTTTACATTAGCAATTTTTAATAGTAAAGCACAATTTCTTACAACTTCAACCTTACCAATTATTGTTATAAATACCAATGGATTTCAGATAACAGATGAACCAAAAATAAAAACTGATTTCAAAATTTATTTCAATGGTTTTGGTAAAACGAATAGTGTCAATGACAAACCTCATTATGATGGATTTGCAGGAATTGAATATCGGGGTTCCTCATCACAGACATTTCCCAAAAAAGGATTAGGAATAGAGCTTTGGAATGATAAATCAGAATCTATCGAATTTCCATTTTTAGGAATGCCTAAAGAATCTGATTGGATTTTATTCGCTTCATATAACGAAAAAAGCTTCATGCACAATGTACTCACCATGCGGGTTGCTCGTGCAATGGGTTTATATGCTTCACGAACAGAGTATGTAGAAGTAGTGATAAATAATGTCTATATGGGCGTTTATGTATTCATGGAGAAAATAAAGCGTTCGGAAGGGCGTGTAGATATTGCCAAATTAAAAGAAACAGATATTTCTGGCGATGATATTACTGGCGGTTATATTTTCAAAGCTGATAAAACTACTGGTTCTACACTCGGAAGTTGGCGATCTAAATTCCCTAACTATAATGCACCGAATAATTTTACTACTTTTTTATACGAATACCCCAAAACTATTACTGCTGAACAAAGAGCTTATTTAAGAAACTACGTTGATAAAGCAGAAACGGCCTTACAAGCAGATAACTATCGAGATAAAACCGATGGATATAGAAAATACATTGATACACGCTCATTTATTCAATTATTTTTATTGAACGAAGTTTCCAAAAACGTAGATGGCTACCGAATAAGTACTTTTTTCTACAAGGATAAAGATAGCAAAGGAGGTAAAATAAAAGCTGGTCCACCGTGGGACTACGATATTACCTACGGAAATGCTAATTACTGTGAAGGAGATTCTCCCTACGGTTTTTCATATAGATTCAACTACGTATGTCCAACCGATTTTTGGCAAGTACCATTTTGGTGGGAAAGAATGTTAGGTGATTCTGCCTTTGTCAAAGAACTCGGACAAGAATATGGTTTTCATCGAAAATACGGTGCTTTACGTGATTCTTACCTAAAACAACAAATTGATTCTTTGGCTTCTGCATTACAGGAACCCATCAAAAGAAACTTCCAGAAATGGCCTATTTTAGGTACATATGTTTGGCCTCAACCTTCTCCATACGCTGGAAGTTGGGAACAAGAGGTTATAGAACTACAAAATTTCTTGACACAAAGGCTCCAATGGCTTGATAATAATATCAAAACTGATTTTGCTATTACCGACAGTGAACCTGCATTAACTGAAATGAATATTAGAGCATTTCCTAATCCATTTTTAGAACGGATAAATATTAATATTCAATCACAATACGCCGAAAAAGCATCTATCAAACTAATAGATATGCTTGGGAATATCATTTTTGAAGGCAACGAATTCTTAAAAATCGGTGATAATGAATTTCATATTGAATTGCCTGAAAATGATATAGTAAGCGGAGAAAAGATTTTAATAATCGAATCAAATAATAAACGAATAAGCAAGAAATTGGTACATCAATAA
- a CDS encoding GNAT family N-acetyltransferase, with product MNIKCIPFYELSLDELYEIMVLRQEIFIVEQNCPFVDADGKDQLAWHLMIRDENNKLAAYTRLFDKNVYYEGYTSIGRVVTSAHARGSGIGKFLMKNSIEKTIELFGNEAIKIGAQSYLIKFYQSLGFELTGNDYIEDGIPHTYMIRPVEKRHQ from the coding sequence ATGAATATAAAGTGTATTCCTTTTTATGAATTGAGTTTGGATGAATTGTATGAGATAATGGTACTTCGCCAAGAAATATTTATTGTTGAACAAAACTGCCCGTTTGTTGATGCTGATGGGAAAGACCAATTAGCATGGCATTTAATGATTAGAGATGAAAACAATAAATTAGCAGCTTACACCCGTCTTTTTGATAAAAATGTTTATTATGAAGGATATACTTCTATTGGCAGAGTTGTTACGTCGGCCCATGCACGTGGTTCTGGAATTGGCAAGTTTCTCATGAAAAATTCGATTGAAAAAACTATTGAATTATTTGGTAATGAGGCAATTAAGATAGGAGCTCAAAGCTATTTAATAAAATTTTATCAATCTTTAGGCTTTGAGCTCACTGGAAACGATTACATTGAAGATGGAATTCCTCATACCTATATGATAAGGCCGGTAGAGAAGCGTCATCAATAA